In the Candidatus Electrothrix rattekaaiensis genome, one interval contains:
- a CDS encoding AAA-like domain-containing protein, translated as MKFFNTAGPVNLDDHYALPPLSRLDADELLLLIQQKKYFVLHAPRQTGKTSLLLALMDYLNSREEYICLYANIETAQTARNNVDQGLFEVAGAIAASASVYLKDKRLHQWIREEKEQRGGHGILEALLARWSRESAKPVVLLLDEVDALVGDTLISLLRQLRKGYNQRPTAFPQTVVLCGVRDVKDYRIQQADGEIITGGSAFNIKAESLRMGNFTQEEISLLYQQHTQETGQAFAPEIFTEVWLDTQGQPWLVNALAYEMAWKDKNARDRTADISLQQYQAARERLIQSRATHLDQLADKLQEARVRRTVSLLLSGEETGFQLPTDDLQYLEDLGLIQRKPQVRIANRIYQEIIPRELTASTQDTIVEQQEWYVDSDHRLNMNKLLTAFQQFFREHSASWIERFDYKEAGPQLLMQAFLQRIINSGGRINREYGLGRKRTDLVIEWPFDKEQGYYGEVQRIVIELKILRGSLDRLIEQGGQQALEYADAFAADEVHLVLFDRDPNTAWETKIWHRSERCGSRRIEIWGC; from the coding sequence ATGAAATTCTTCAACACCGCAGGCCCGGTCAATCTGGACGATCACTACGCCCTGCCTCCGCTCTCCCGGCTGGATGCGGATGAACTCCTTCTGCTGATCCAACAGAAAAAATACTTTGTCCTCCACGCCCCCCGTCAGACCGGTAAGACCTCCCTCCTGCTCGCTCTGATGGACTATCTGAATAGCAGAGAAGAATATATATGCCTGTATGCCAATATTGAAACAGCCCAGACCGCACGGAACAATGTTGACCAGGGCCTTTTTGAGGTAGCCGGAGCCATTGCCGCATCTGCCTCCGTCTACCTGAAGGATAAACGCCTGCATCAATGGATCAGAGAGGAAAAGGAACAACGTGGAGGCCACGGTATTCTGGAAGCGCTTCTGGCTCGTTGGTCCAGAGAAAGCGCAAAGCCTGTTGTCCTGCTCCTGGATGAGGTGGACGCTTTGGTCGGCGATACTCTGATTTCTCTGCTCCGCCAGCTTCGCAAAGGCTATAACCAGCGACCGACAGCCTTCCCCCAGACCGTGGTCCTTTGCGGTGTGCGGGATGTCAAGGATTACCGTATCCAACAGGCAGACGGCGAGATTATCACCGGTGGTTCCGCGTTCAACATCAAGGCGGAATCTCTGCGCATGGGCAACTTTACCCAGGAAGAAATCAGCCTCCTCTATCAACAGCATACTCAGGAAACCGGTCAGGCTTTTGCCCCGGAGATCTTCACCGAAGTCTGGTTGGACACTCAAGGTCAGCCGTGGCTGGTCAATGCCTTGGCCTACGAGATGGCCTGGAAGGACAAGAATGCCCGTGATCGTACGGCGGATATCAGCTTGCAGCAGTATCAGGCTGCACGGGAACGATTGATTCAATCCCGCGCAACCCATCTTGATCAGCTGGCTGACAAGCTCCAGGAAGCACGGGTGCGGCGAACGGTTTCTCTGCTCCTTTCCGGTGAGGAAACTGGGTTTCAGTTGCCGACAGATGATCTTCAGTATCTGGAGGATCTCGGTCTGATTCAGCGTAAGCCGCAGGTGCGGATCGCCAATCGCATCTACCAGGAGATCATCCCCAGGGAACTGACCGCCTCAACTCAGGACACCATTGTTGAGCAGCAAGAGTGGTATGTTGATTCGGATCACCGGCTGAACATGAACAAGCTGCTGACCGCTTTTCAGCAGTTCTTCCGCGAGCATTCAGCATCCTGGATCGAACGCTTTGACTATAAGGAGGCCGGGCCGCAACTGCTGATGCAGGCCTTTCTCCAGCGGATTATCAACAGCGGCGGCAGGATCAACCGGGAATACGGGCTGGGGCGCAAACGCACGGATCTGGTCATTGAATGGCCCTTTGATAAGGAACAGGGATATTATGGCGAGGTGCAACGGATCGTTATTGAACTGAAGATCCTGCGGGGCAGCCTGGACAGGCTTATTGAACAGGGTGGGCAGCAGGCTCTTGAGTATGCGGATGCCTTTGCCGCCGATGAGGTGCATCTTGTGCTGTTTGACCGGGACCCGAACACGGCATGGGAGACGAAAATCTGGCATCGAAGCGAGAGATGCGGCAGTCGCCGGATTGAAATATGGGGATGCTGA
- the queD gene encoding 6-carboxytetrahydropterin synthase QueD, translating into MYDIFIKTHFSGGHHLRNYPGNCEKPHGHNWKVKVSVRVSELDALGMGVDFKVLKEKVNIIVDELDHCDLNEHPAFQDRNPSSEHIAAFLFEQLAQALNTERSTLYSVEVRETDTSGVIYYGA; encoded by the coding sequence ATGTATGATATTTTTATAAAAACCCATTTTTCCGGTGGGCATCATTTGCGGAATTACCCTGGTAATTGTGAAAAACCGCATGGCCACAACTGGAAGGTGAAGGTCTCAGTGCGGGTGAGTGAACTAGATGCCTTGGGAATGGGTGTTGATTTTAAGGTGTTGAAGGAAAAGGTCAACATAATTGTTGATGAGCTGGATCATTGTGATCTGAATGAGCATCCGGCCTTTCAGGATCGCAATCCTTCATCCGAGCATATTGCTGCTTTTCTTTTTGAGCAGCTGGCGCAAGCGTTGAACACAGAACGCTCTACTCTCTACTCTGTAGAGGTTCGGGAAACCGATACCAGCGGAGTGATATATTACGGTGCCTGA
- a CDS encoding nucleotide sugar dehydrogenase codes for MPDIHSTRLAVIGLGYVGLPLAVEFSKKMPCVGFDLKEQRIAELCRGIDTTREVSSEDLGNADHLHFTSLIEDLRECNVFIVAVPTPIDDSKRPDLRPLKGASRTVAQVLKPGDVVIYESTVYPGATEEVCIPILEKASGLVYNQDFFAGYSPERINPGDHEHRLPTIVKVTSGSTPEIASFVDNLYAMIITAGTFKATSIRVAEAAKVIENTQRDVNIALVNELALIFNRLGINTLEVLEAAGTKWNFLPFRPGLVGGHCIGVDPYYLTHKAQQVGYHPEMILAGRRLNDDMGRYIASEVVKLMLMKRIHVADAKILILGLTFKENCPDLRNTRVTDIIDELSTYGADIEIYDPWADPQEAQQYYGITMTEALSGNTYDAVVMAVAHQEFVQFDREKLERITRPHSVIYDVKNVLERSLVDGAL; via the coding sequence ATGCCTGATATTCATTCAACCAGATTAGCTGTTATCGGTCTCGGTTATGTTGGTCTGCCGTTGGCTGTGGAGTTTAGTAAGAAAATGCCCTGCGTTGGCTTTGATCTGAAAGAGCAACGGATTGCTGAATTGTGCCGTGGGATTGATACAACCCGAGAGGTGAGTTCGGAGGATCTGGGCAATGCGGATCACCTCCATTTTACTTCGCTTATTGAAGATTTGCGGGAATGCAATGTCTTTATTGTTGCCGTGCCCACCCCGATTGACGACAGCAAAAGACCGGATCTGCGCCCTCTGAAAGGGGCTTCTCGTACTGTAGCGCAGGTACTGAAACCCGGCGATGTGGTGATTTACGAATCAACGGTTTACCCCGGTGCTACTGAAGAGGTCTGTATTCCGATCCTGGAAAAGGCTTCCGGTCTGGTCTATAATCAGGATTTTTTTGCTGGGTACAGCCCAGAGCGGATCAATCCTGGCGATCATGAGCATCGACTGCCCACTATCGTCAAGGTTACTTCCGGCTCAACTCCAGAAATCGCGAGCTTTGTAGATAACCTCTACGCGATGATTATTACGGCAGGTACCTTTAAAGCCACCAGTATTCGAGTGGCAGAGGCTGCCAAGGTTATTGAAAATACCCAGCGTGATGTCAATATTGCCTTGGTCAACGAATTGGCCCTTATCTTCAACCGTCTGGGGATTAATACCCTAGAGGTTTTGGAAGCTGCAGGCACCAAGTGGAACTTCTTGCCCTTTCGTCCCGGCTTGGTGGGCGGACATTGTATCGGGGTTGATCCTTATTATCTGACCCATAAGGCCCAACAGGTGGGTTACCATCCGGAGATGATCCTTGCCGGGCGGCGGCTGAATGATGATATGGGTCGGTATATTGCCTCGGAAGTGGTGAAGTTGATGCTCATGAAGCGTATCCACGTGGCGGATGCCAAGATTCTCATTCTCGGTCTGACCTTTAAGGAAAACTGCCCGGATCTGCGCAACACCCGAGTGACCGATATCATTGATGAGCTGAGCACCTATGGTGCGGATATAGAGATTTATGATCCCTGGGCTGACCCGCAAGAGGCGCAACAGTATTATGGGATAACCATGACCGAGGCCTTGTCTGGAAACACCTATGATGCCGTAGTGATGGCCGTTGCTCACCAAGAGTTTGTGCAGTTTGACAGAGAAAAGCTGGAGCGGATTACCCGTCCACATTCTGTGATTTATGATGTTAAGAATGTCCTGGAAAGAAGTTTGGTCGACGGGGCTTTATAA
- a CDS encoding HigA family addiction module antitoxin, whose protein sequence is MILTKRQPVSAGEMITEEFMAPQEITQVQLAAAMGVSRKTVNELCTGKRAITVDTALMLAKVFGNTAQFWLNLQQRNDLWEALHSPKRMDRINRARPIGKQQTDICSPTSC, encoded by the coding sequence ATGATTCTTACTAAACGTCAGCCTGTGAGTGCCGGGGAAATGATTACTGAAGAGTTTATGGCACCGCAGGAGATTACTCAGGTACAGCTGGCTGCTGCAATGGGTGTAAGCCGGAAGACTGTCAACGAGCTTTGTACTGGCAAGAGAGCGATAACAGTTGATACTGCTCTGATGCTGGCTAAGGTGTTCGGCAATACAGCACAGTTTTGGCTGAATCTTCAGCAGCGTAATGACCTTTGGGAGGCTCTGCATTCTCCGAAAAGAATGGACCGGATTAATCGGGCAAGGCCAATAGGTAAACAACAGACTGATATCTGTTCACCTACTTCCTGTTAG
- a CDS encoding Rpn family recombination-promoting nuclease/putative transposase: protein MQFLDVKTDFAFKKVFGSEHSKNILIDFLNAIIDFEHAEVTDLTIVDPYQIPLLKGMKDSYVDVKAVLSNKTKVIIEMQVLNVEGFEKRVLYNAAKLYSNQLKRAQRYTGLEPIIALTITDFPMFEEFDKVISYWNVREKDTLLKYSDDIELIFVELPKFTKREEELTTITEKWLYFIKHAGELDFIPITFTEPLLQEAFNMANTAGLPEEELELQSNRRDFIYFQKGAVEKGRKDEKKMIAKRSLEQGLEVQVVAAITGLSVDEVKQLEGSKQNT, encoded by the coding sequence ATGCAATTCCTAGACGTCAAAACCGACTTCGCTTTTAAAAAAGTCTTCGGCAGTGAGCATTCCAAAAATATCCTGATTGATTTTCTCAACGCCATTATTGATTTTGAACACGCTGAAGTAACGGATCTTACCATCGTTGATCCCTACCAGATTCCTCTGCTCAAAGGTATGAAGGACAGCTACGTGGATGTCAAGGCTGTCCTGTCAAATAAGACAAAAGTGATCATAGAGATGCAGGTTCTCAATGTGGAGGGCTTTGAAAAGCGGGTATTGTACAATGCGGCAAAGCTGTACTCCAATCAGCTGAAACGGGCGCAGCGGTACACGGGATTGGAACCGATTATAGCCCTGACTATCACTGATTTTCCGATGTTCGAGGAGTTCGATAAGGTGATTTCCTACTGGAATGTTCGGGAAAAAGACACGTTGCTGAAATACAGTGATGATATTGAATTAATTTTTGTCGAGCTGCCTAAGTTCACAAAGCGAGAAGAAGAATTGACAACCATTACCGAAAAATGGCTGTATTTTATTAAACATGCCGGAGAACTTGATTTCATCCCAATAACCTTTACAGAACCATTGTTGCAAGAAGCATTCAACATGGCGAATACCGCTGGTTTGCCGGAGGAAGAACTTGAGTTACAGAGCAATCGGCGGGATTTTATTTATTTTCAGAAAGGTGCGGTTGAAAAAGGAAGAAAAGACGAGAAAAAGATGATTGCCAAGCGATCCTTAGAGCAAGGATTGGAAGTGCAGGTTGTTGCTGCAATTACCGGACTTTCTGTAGATGAGGTCAAACAGTTGGAAGGCTCAAAGCAAAACACCTGA
- a CDS encoding radical SAM protein, translating to MPDTGSLLVSELFYSIQGESTRAGLPCAFVRLCVCNLRCSYCDSRYTWEEEGRVMSIEQVCAWLEDFPGVLVEVTGGEPLLQEVVYPLLHKLAASGREVLLETGGSLSIERVPVEVGIILDVKSPDSGMLGLNHWPNFALLEQRQKAGSRDEIKFVLCSPADVAWAVDIVRQYKLTELVPVLFSPVIDRLSPALLAELVLQEQLPIRLQLQLHTQIWPDARRGV from the coding sequence GTGCCTGATACCGGTTCGTTGCTCGTTTCAGAGCTTTTTTACTCCATTCAGGGAGAGTCCACCAGAGCCGGGCTTCCTTGCGCCTTTGTGCGGCTTTGCGTCTGTAATCTGCGCTGCTCCTATTGTGATTCCCGCTACACCTGGGAGGAAGAGGGTAGGGTGATGAGCATTGAACAGGTGTGTGCCTGGCTTGAAGATTTCCCCGGAGTTCTGGTGGAAGTCACCGGTGGTGAACCGCTGTTACAAGAGGTTGTTTATCCTCTCCTGCACAAGCTCGCAGCCAGCGGGCGGGAAGTCTTGCTGGAAACCGGAGGCAGCTTGAGTATTGAGCGGGTTCCGGTGGAGGTCGGCATCATTCTTGATGTGAAATCTCCTGATTCCGGGATGTTGGGTCTGAATCATTGGCCTAACTTTGCCTTGTTGGAGCAACGTCAAAAAGCGGGCAGTCGTGATGAAATCAAGTTTGTCCTTTGCTCGCCTGCTGATGTTGCTTGGGCAGTAGATATTGTTCGTCAATATAAACTGACTGAACTGGTGCCGGTTCTGTTTTCACCGGTTATTGATCGGTTATCACCAGCCCTGCTCGCTGAGCTGGTCTTGCAGGAGCAGTTGCCGATCAGGTTGCAGCTGCAACTGCATACACAGATTTGGCCTGACGCTCGGAGAGGAGTATGA
- a CDS encoding prolyl oligopeptidase family serine peptidase, whose protein sequence is MKRMIIATVLLVGYLVIAVVAEGESVIPGRIEPSMKSTNNWKSPPENFLKVLHAPRLPQSWISPPGKYLLLGDPVPYPPLTELSAPMYKLAGIRVNPVLNGYHGQHGYTSPRLVNVDDEKIVPLDLPEKSEVYAVKWTVDGQRFALVVGHSNHIGLWVGSVDGKIKKTKDIAINPLLGLSASWLPDQKRLLVRRIPPSRGPVPPPPAIPAGPKTFTSQGETARSTYEARNLLETKYDESLFEYYATSELVVIDPVTEQIQVIGKPDFYTTAQFSPDGKYLLIKRLVGPWSHEVAYRRFASKIELWDNKGKFIAQIASLPLADQVPVHGVRTGPRAISWRPTAHHSIFWIEALDGGDPVAKVPHRDRLMRLEAPFTSKPQEVFLAEHRIQPWRSTWGAEKGTLMITQRERIRRRRYVWLLDVDNDTARLWFDLDEKDRYDNPGSPLLRPLPNGRWVLHQKGNAIYFRGKGATDQGDRPFLDLKDMDTGKVERLFRCTPDSYEQFIAFSGNEDHFILHSESATDVPNYYRASLGKKITAIDGEASRLLSRVPITHFQDPIPELRGIKKQIVRYTRKDGVPLSFKLYLPPNYKEGTALPTVLHAYPREYSNANIAGQVRGSAQRFMRLYGYSSLFFLLDGYAVLHQTAMPMIGDPETVYDSFVPQLVADAEAAVAKAVEMGITDPHRIGVIGHSHGGLMVANLLAHTDLFQAGIARSGSYNKTNQPFGFQSERRSLFEAQKVYLDVSPLFFAHQIKEPILLIHGNDDSNPGTLTFQSEVFFEAIRGSEGTAKLVLLPFEDHGYRAKESIEHVLWEQLQWFEKYVKNAPKSMGEKAVRKK, encoded by the coding sequence ATGAAAAGAATGATTATAGCGACAGTACTGCTCGTTGGATACTTGGTTATTGCAGTTGTTGCAGAGGGAGAATCGGTCATACCAGGAAGAATCGAGCCGTCAATGAAGAGTACAAACAATTGGAAATCGCCCCCTGAAAATTTCTTAAAGGTACTCCACGCTCCCCGACTTCCTCAAAGTTGGATATCACCGCCCGGCAAGTATTTACTTCTTGGTGATCCAGTGCCCTATCCGCCTCTCACTGAGCTCTCTGCTCCAATGTATAAACTCGCTGGCATCCGGGTTAATCCCGTTTTAAATGGCTATCACGGACAACATGGATACACCTCACCTCGTTTAGTGAACGTAGATGATGAAAAAATTGTACCTCTCGATCTTCCTGAAAAATCTGAAGTATACGCTGTAAAATGGACTGTAGACGGACAGCGCTTCGCTCTTGTTGTTGGCCACAGTAATCATATCGGCCTATGGGTAGGGTCTGTGGATGGAAAAATAAAAAAGACCAAAGATATTGCTATCAATCCATTATTAGGACTTTCAGCAAGCTGGCTTCCTGATCAAAAACGCCTGTTAGTACGACGTATCCCCCCTTCACGAGGCCCCGTTCCTCCCCCACCTGCCATACCGGCAGGCCCAAAAACTTTTACAAGTCAAGGAGAAACAGCCCGATCTACGTACGAAGCGCGTAATCTCCTCGAAACAAAGTATGACGAATCTCTCTTCGAATACTATGCCACTTCTGAACTGGTGGTGATAGACCCTGTGACAGAACAAATACAGGTCATAGGTAAGCCGGATTTTTATACCACTGCTCAATTTTCTCCAGATGGCAAATACCTTCTGATCAAACGCCTTGTCGGCCCTTGGTCTCATGAGGTAGCTTATCGGCGTTTTGCCAGTAAAATAGAACTATGGGATAATAAGGGGAAATTCATAGCTCAGATAGCATCCCTGCCCCTTGCGGACCAAGTTCCTGTTCACGGCGTACGGACTGGCCCACGCGCTATTTCCTGGCGCCCCACTGCTCATCACTCTATCTTCTGGATCGAGGCACTCGACGGAGGAGATCCCGTAGCGAAAGTCCCTCATCGCGACCGGCTTATGCGCCTAGAGGCACCCTTCACCTCAAAACCTCAGGAGGTTTTCCTGGCCGAGCACCGTATCCAACCCTGGAGGAGTACTTGGGGGGCTGAAAAAGGCACTCTTATGATCACCCAACGCGAGCGAATACGAAGGAGACGTTATGTTTGGCTTTTAGACGTAGACAACGACACCGCACGCCTGTGGTTTGATCTTGATGAAAAAGACCGCTATGACAACCCCGGTTCGCCCTTACTCCGCCCCTTGCCCAATGGCCGTTGGGTATTACATCAAAAGGGGAACGCTATATATTTTCGAGGGAAAGGTGCTACAGATCAAGGAGATCGTCCTTTTTTGGATTTGAAGGATATGGATACGGGAAAGGTCGAGCGCTTATTTCGCTGCACGCCAGATAGCTATGAACAGTTTATTGCTTTTAGCGGTAATGAAGACCACTTTATCCTACACTCCGAATCAGCTACTGATGTCCCTAACTATTACCGAGCCAGCCTTGGTAAAAAAATTACGGCAATAGATGGCGAAGCCAGTCGTCTCCTATCTCGCGTACCAATCACACATTTTCAGGACCCCATACCTGAATTACGAGGAATAAAAAAACAAATAGTGCGCTATACCCGTAAAGATGGCGTCCCTCTGAGTTTTAAATTATACCTTCCTCCAAATTATAAAGAGGGAACGGCACTTCCCACAGTCTTACATGCCTACCCACGCGAGTATTCCAATGCAAATATTGCTGGCCAGGTCCGAGGTTCCGCCCAACGTTTTATGCGGCTATACGGATACTCATCTCTCTTTTTCCTTCTTGATGGCTACGCAGTCCTCCATCAAACCGCAATGCCTATGATCGGCGATCCTGAAACCGTTTATGACTCTTTCGTACCTCAACTGGTCGCTGATGCTGAGGCTGCGGTAGCCAAGGCTGTTGAAATGGGCATCACTGATCCTCATCGCATTGGCGTTATTGGTCACAGTCACGGAGGACTCATGGTAGCTAACCTCCTTGCACATACCGATCTTTTTCAAGCGGGAATAGCACGCAGCGGATCATATAACAAAACAAATCAGCCCTTCGGCTTCCAGTCTGAACGCCGTTCTCTATTTGAGGCACAAAAGGTATATCTTGACGTTTCGCCCTTATTTTTCGCTCATCAAATCAAGGAACCAATCCTACTTATTCACGGGAATGATGACTCTAACCCAGGCACCCTAACCTTTCAGTCCGAAGTCTTCTTTGAAGCTATACGAGGTTCGGAGGGCACTGCCAAATTGGTACTGCTCCCCTTCGAAGATCATGGATACCGGGCAAAGGAAAGCATAGAACATGTACTTTGGGAACAACTGCAGTGGTTCGAAAAATATGTAAAGAATGCTCCCAAATCAATGGGGGAAAAAGCAGTAAGAAAAAAATAG
- a CDS encoding MFS transporter produces MKPNPESQDRRSLLLRDRNLHIIFSVTLMAVMGVASLTPAFPKIIKELNISPRDIGLLITVFTVPGVFLTPILGVLADRFGRKRVLAPSLFLFALAGGACALTKDFPLLLFLRFFQGIGAAALPAINVALIGDLYTGRERDTAMGYNTSVLSLGVATYPALGGLLAAAGWHYPFFLPLLALPVGFFVLFFLKNPEPKSNSPLKGYLGNIWQAVRQREVALLFLATLITFIILYGSYLTYFPLLLSQTFKASTPLIGLIMSGMACTMAFTSSQMGRLAKHYSKKQLLIVAYILYAVSLSLIPFAPNIPVLLFPVFLFGVAQGLNIPSVQTMLAALAPLEYRASFMAVNSMILRMGQTLGPLLMGIFFMLWGTDGAFYAGAGCALFMLATLGLLL; encoded by the coding sequence ATGAAACCAAACCCAGAATCGCAGGATCGTCGCAGTCTTTTGCTGCGCGACCGCAACCTGCACATCATCTTCTCCGTCACCCTGATGGCGGTCATGGGCGTAGCCAGTCTCACTCCGGCCTTTCCCAAGATCATCAAGGAGCTGAACATCTCTCCCCGAGACATCGGGTTGCTGATCACCGTGTTTACGGTGCCGGGCGTCTTCCTCACCCCAATCCTCGGTGTACTTGCTGACCGCTTCGGCAGAAAGCGGGTGCTGGCCCCATCCTTATTCCTGTTCGCTCTGGCTGGCGGGGCCTGCGCCTTGACCAAGGATTTTCCGCTGCTGCTTTTCCTCCGCTTCTTTCAGGGCATTGGTGCGGCAGCCCTGCCCGCTATTAACGTTGCCCTGATCGGTGATCTCTATACCGGCAGGGAGCGGGACACCGCTATGGGCTATAACACCAGTGTGTTGAGTCTCGGGGTGGCGACCTATCCCGCCCTCGGTGGCCTCCTGGCAGCGGCAGGTTGGCATTATCCCTTCTTCCTGCCCTTGCTCGCCCTGCCTGTGGGCTTCTTTGTCCTGTTTTTCCTGAAAAACCCGGAACCGAAGAGTAATAGTCCCCTCAAAGGCTACCTGGGCAATATCTGGCAGGCTGTGCGACAGCGCGAGGTCGCTCTGCTTTTTTTGGCCACCCTGATCACCTTTATTATCCTCTACGGCTCCTATCTCACCTATTTCCCGCTTCTGCTCAGTCAGACCTTCAAGGCATCGACTCCGCTCATTGGCCTGATCATGTCCGGTATGGCCTGTACTATGGCTTTTACCTCTTCTCAAATGGGCAGGTTGGCAAAACATTACAGCAAGAAGCAACTCCTCATCGTTGCCTACATCCTCTATGCGGTGTCCCTCTCCCTGATTCCCTTTGCGCCGAATATTCCAGTCCTGCTTTTTCCGGTTTTTCTCTTCGGCGTTGCCCAGGGCTTAAATATCCCCAGTGTCCAGACCATGCTGGCCGCTCTGGCCCCACTGGAGTACCGGGCCTCTTTTATGGCGGTCAACAGTATGATCCTGCGGATGGGTCAGACCTTAGGGCCCCTCCTGATGGGAATTTTCTTTATGCTTTGGGGAACAGACGGGGCCTTTTACGCCGGAGCTGGCTGCGCCCTGTTCATGCTCGCAACCCTTGGGTTGCTGCTGTAA
- a CDS encoding ISKra4 family transposase encodes MQAYSIEQSIMEGQSEANDLFEFVKKNAETFDAYDIERSIFERMLKIGNTAMKCYFAAKGTGDVGPSYLTENKSVLKKDSQLRGRQYFSVFGKLTVPRSYYHLKGQKGICPLDAAANFPERCYSYLLQEWMNLCSIRDSFEESHVTLSSLLKLDISSSRFEVVNRDGADKYDKFYVDKELPASDTEGELQVLQFDGKGVPVIKREAAKIKARLGKGEKRQKTKEATVGVSYTIDRVSRTPEEVAENLVYPEKRRKREGKQEVSSTRSKNIRREASLTRSREEVMSDIVMDAQRRNRKNKRPWVVVMDGALGLWNAIALVLSGVNWVGILDIIHVVEYLWKAGNALYGEGKPETQKWVYNHLLAILQGRVGRVIGGLKQVMTKRESQLSKKKQETLQSVIRYMENHKQWMKYDEYLLKGYPIGSGIVESTCGHTVKNRMEGAGRRWSLDGAEFMLLLRSIYTSNDWVEYWHFKLTLSGLSFLKNRLKFTIIPYCSL; translated from the coding sequence ATGCAAGCATATTCTATAGAGCAAAGCATAATGGAAGGGCAAAGTGAAGCCAATGACCTCTTCGAGTTTGTAAAAAAGAACGCGGAAACTTTTGATGCGTATGATATTGAACGCTCTATTTTTGAACGAATGCTGAAAATTGGCAATACTGCGATGAAATGTTATTTTGCGGCAAAAGGTACGGGGGACGTAGGGCCATCTTATCTAACCGAAAATAAATCTGTTTTAAAAAAGGATAGTCAGTTGAGGGGGCGGCAATATTTTTCAGTTTTCGGCAAACTGACCGTTCCCAGAAGTTATTACCACCTCAAAGGTCAGAAAGGTATATGTCCTTTGGATGCTGCTGCCAACTTCCCGGAGCGTTGCTATTCCTATTTACTCCAAGAATGGATGAACCTTTGCAGTATTCGCGATTCTTTTGAAGAATCACATGTTACCCTTTCCAGCCTTTTAAAGTTGGATATTAGTTCCAGTCGTTTTGAAGTTGTAAATCGTGACGGGGCTGATAAGTACGATAAATTCTATGTGGATAAAGAGTTGCCAGCCTCTGATACTGAAGGCGAGTTGCAGGTGCTTCAATTTGATGGAAAAGGAGTACCGGTCATAAAAAGAGAAGCGGCAAAAATTAAGGCTCGTCTTGGCAAGGGAGAAAAACGACAGAAAACAAAAGAGGCAACGGTTGGTGTAAGTTATACGATTGATCGGGTTAGCCGAACGCCTGAAGAAGTAGCAGAAAATCTTGTCTATCCGGAAAAGCGGAGAAAAAGAGAGGGGAAGCAGGAAGTTTCTTCCACGCGATCTAAAAATATTCGTCGAGAAGCCAGTCTTACACGATCACGAGAAGAAGTTATGAGCGACATCGTCATGGATGCCCAGAGAAGAAATAGAAAGAATAAACGTCCATGGGTAGTCGTTATGGATGGAGCTCTTGGCCTATGGAATGCAATTGCATTGGTTTTGTCTGGCGTCAACTGGGTTGGAATCTTGGACATTATTCACGTTGTTGAATACTTATGGAAAGCAGGTAATGCCCTGTACGGAGAAGGTAAACCGGAAACCCAAAAATGGGTTTATAATCACTTGTTGGCCATTTTGCAAGGAAGAGTTGGGCGAGTAATTGGTGGCTTGAAACAGGTAATGACCAAACGTGAGTCTCAGTTATCAAAAAAGAAACAAGAAACCCTTCAATCTGTCATACGATACATGGAGAACCACAAACAATGGATGAAATATGATGAGTATTTACTGAAAGGTTATCCGATTGGAAGTGGAATCGTAGAGTCAACATGTGGTCATACAGTGAAAAATAGAATGGAAGGAGCGGGCCGTCGATGGTCTCTGGATGGTGCAGAATTTATGCTGTTGCTAAGATCAATATATACAAGCAACGATTGGGTAGAGTATTGGCACTTTAAACTCACATTGAGCGGGTTGTCTTTTTTGAAAAATAGATTAAAATTCACCATAATTCCATACTGTTCGCTGTAA